The Desmonostoc muscorum LEGE 12446 genome includes a region encoding these proteins:
- a CDS encoding secondary thiamine-phosphate synthase enzyme YjbQ, with the protein MSHYQKLLRITTTGKSFYNITNKIEAIVAESGVETGLCTLFLRHTSASLVIQENADPDVLVDLANFMSKLVPESAKYIHDAEGADDMPAHIRTALTHTSEHIPINRGHLVLGTWQGIYIWEHRQRSHSRELVVHISA; encoded by the coding sequence ATGAGTCACTACCAAAAGTTATTAAGAATTACCACCACTGGCAAATCTTTTTACAATATCACTAATAAAATTGAAGCGATCGTTGCAGAGTCGGGAGTAGAAACTGGCCTTTGTACTTTATTTTTACGCCACACTTCAGCTAGTTTAGTCATCCAAGAAAATGCCGATCCTGATGTTCTTGTGGATCTAGCTAATTTTATGTCAAAACTCGTACCAGAATCAGCTAAATACATCCACGATGCTGAAGGCGCGGATGATATGCCAGCACACATTCGTACAGCCCTCACCCACACTTCTGAACATATCCCCATTAATCGTGGTCATTTGGTATTGGGAACTTGGCAAGGAATTTATATTTGGGAACACCGCCAGCGCAGTCATTCAAGGGAATTAGTCGTCCACATTTCTGCATAG
- a CDS encoding glycosyl transferase yields MERPILYLAITNHGFGHATRMASVAATIQKLCPEVLLIMVTTAPRWLLECYIEGDFIYRPRAFDLGVVQPDSLTMDKQATLEKLLDIKKHQNSLIASEVNFIRQNRVNLILADVPFLASGFANAANIPCWMMSNFGWDLIYRDWGGEFIAVADWISDWYSKCDRLFRLPFHERMQAFNNITDIGLTGGSPRYSLDDLRSIWGITAPVEKTILLTFGGLGLQQIPYDNVREFSDWQFIIFDQSAPDLPNLIKINDRKYRPVDFMPICQRVVSKPGYSTFAEATKLQVPIVTIPREDFAEASFLLEGVINYNQHQIVTPAEFFEGTWNFLYELPQAPKQSQPIAKDGNEAIAQAVINYFQSS; encoded by the coding sequence ATGGAACGCCCAATTTTATATTTAGCCATAACTAATCACGGCTTTGGTCATGCTACCCGCATGGCTTCTGTCGCTGCGACAATTCAAAAGTTATGTCCAGAAGTGCTGCTAATTATGGTGACCACTGCGCCACGCTGGTTGTTAGAGTGCTATATAGAAGGCGATTTTATCTATCGCCCCCGTGCATTTGATTTGGGTGTGGTGCAACCTGATAGTCTGACAATGGATAAACAAGCGACTTTAGAAAAGTTGCTCGATATTAAAAAGCATCAAAATTCGTTAATTGCCTCAGAAGTCAATTTTATCCGTCAAAATCGCGTTAATCTCATCCTGGCAGATGTTCCTTTTCTTGCTTCTGGGTTTGCTAATGCTGCAAATATTCCCTGCTGGATGATGAGTAACTTTGGCTGGGATTTGATCTATCGAGATTGGGGAGGTGAATTTATAGCAGTTGCAGACTGGATTAGTGATTGGTATTCAAAGTGCGATCGCCTGTTTCGTCTCCCTTTCCACGAAAGGATGCAGGCTTTTAACAATATCACAGATATTGGCTTAACAGGCGGTTCTCCCCGCTATTCTCTTGATGATTTACGTTCTATTTGGGGGATAACTGCACCAGTAGAAAAAACTATTTTATTGACTTTTGGTGGTTTGGGTTTACAGCAAATTCCCTATGATAACGTGCGAGAATTTTCAGATTGGCAATTTATCATCTTCGATCAATCTGCCCCTGATTTACCAAATTTAATAAAAATTAATGATCGGAAATATCGCCCTGTAGATTTTATGCCCATTTGTCAGCGAGTGGTTTCCAAACCTGGTTACAGTACTTTTGCTGAAGCCACAAAATTGCAAGTACCGATTGTTACTATTCCCCGTGAAGATTTTGCTGAAGCAAGTTTTCTTTTAGAAGGTGTAATTAATTACAACCAACATCAAATCGTCACCCCTGCTGAGTTTTTTGAAGGAACTTGGAATTTTCTGTATGAGTTACCCCAAGCACCAAAGCAATCCCAACCAATTGCTAAGGATGGTAATGAAGCGATCGCTCAGGCTGTGATTAATTATTTCCAATCAAGTTAA
- a CDS encoding aminotransferase class V-fold PLP-dependent enzyme translates to MTSISVAQTKLHTHREQFPALANKTYFNYGGQGPMPQKAMDAISQTQTHIQHIGPFGNEAYGWIRPQVQAARVAIASEFQIPTDTITLTQNVTVGCNIAMWGIEWRPGDHILLSDCEHPGVIATAQEISRRFSVEVSTCPLKATLNEGDPVKVITQHLRLNTRLVILSHVFWNTGQVLPLDKIAEVCRKNHSALLIDAAQSAGLLPLNLTELGVDFYAFTGHKWLCGPAGAGGLYVRPEARESLKPTFIGLNGIVVDSQSQPVDWLPDGRRYEVSTVAYPLYVGLREAIAIHQQWGTPQQRYEQICHNSEYLWRQLIALPDIKCLQTSTPESGIVSFQLTNNQPQAHLKLVQFLESQKILTRTIADPSCIRATVHYFTLESEIDQLIEVIQTFCRSN, encoded by the coding sequence ATGACGAGTATTTCTGTCGCACAAACCAAGTTACATACCCATCGAGAGCAATTTCCGGCTTTAGCAAATAAGACTTATTTTAATTATGGGGGGCAAGGGCCGATGCCCCAAAAAGCGATGGATGCTATCAGCCAAACTCAAACTCATATTCAGCACATAGGCCCTTTTGGTAATGAGGCGTATGGCTGGATTAGGCCACAAGTGCAAGCTGCTAGAGTTGCGATCGCTTCCGAGTTCCAAATACCAACTGATACAATAACTCTGACTCAGAATGTCACTGTTGGCTGTAATATCGCTATGTGGGGTATAGAATGGCGTCCTGGCGACCATATACTACTCTCAGATTGCGAACACCCAGGCGTGATTGCCACAGCCCAAGAAATCAGCAGGCGATTCTCTGTAGAAGTTTCTACCTGTCCCCTAAAGGCGACTTTAAATGAGGGCGATCCCGTAAAAGTCATTACCCAGCACTTGCGCCTCAATACTCGCCTAGTAATATTGAGTCACGTTTTCTGGAATACGGGGCAAGTTTTACCTCTCGATAAAATTGCTGAAGTATGCAGAAAAAATCATTCTGCACTCTTAATAGACGCTGCCCAATCTGCTGGTTTGTTGCCTTTAAACTTGACTGAATTGGGGGTAGATTTTTATGCTTTTACTGGTCATAAATGGTTATGTGGTCCTGCTGGTGCCGGTGGTTTGTATGTGCGCCCAGAAGCACGAGAAAGCCTCAAACCTACATTTATTGGCTTGAATGGCATTGTTGTCGATAGCCAATCTCAGCCTGTGGATTGGCTTCCAGATGGGCGACGATATGAAGTGTCTACAGTAGCTTATCCTTTGTATGTGGGGTTACGGGAGGCGATCGCTATCCATCAGCAATGGGGAACCCCACAGCAACGTTACGAACAAATTTGCCACAACAGCGAGTACCTCTGGCGACAATTGATAGCGTTACCCGATATTAAATGTCTGCAAACTTCCACACCTGAAAGCGGTATAGTCTCTTTTCAACTGACAAATAATCAGCCCCAAGCTCATCTGAAATTAGTGCAATTTTTAGAGTCACAAAAAATATTAACTCGCACAATTGCTGACCCTAGCTGTATCCGCGCCACCGTCCATTACTTTACTTTAGAATCGGAAATTGACCAATTAATTGAGGTAATTCAAACTTTTTGCCGAAGTAATTAA
- a CDS encoding HIT family protein yields MTEQHEPCLICERVRVWRSGQNPYFIHEFEHSIFVIGDHQFHRGYSLILLKTHIRELHELPPPIQSALFQEVMLAGQAIVNAFSPWKMNYACYGNSEPHIHWHLFPRYESDGDRQGVPWLHASEFKHHLITPQTAQNLGQKVREHLSLLITR; encoded by the coding sequence ATGACAGAACAACATGAACCGTGCCTCATCTGTGAGCGTGTCAGAGTTTGGAGAAGTGGTCAAAATCCCTACTTCATCCATGAATTTGAGCATTCAATCTTTGTGATTGGCGATCATCAGTTTCATCGCGGATACTCCCTCATTCTTCTGAAAACACATATTAGAGAGTTGCATGAACTTCCCCCACCTATCCAGTCTGCCTTATTTCAAGAGGTGATGTTGGCAGGACAAGCGATCGTTAACGCTTTTAGTCCCTGGAAAATGAATTATGCATGTTATGGAAATAGTGAGCCACATATTCATTGGCATCTCTTCCCACGCTACGAGTCCGATGGCGATCGCCAAGGTGTCCCGTGGCTTCACGCATCAGAGTTCAAACACCATCTAATTACTCCTCAAACAGCCCAGAATCTAGGGCAAAAAGTCAGAGAGCATTTATCGTTACTGATTACCAGATAA